One genomic region from Mastacembelus armatus chromosome 21, fMasArm1.2, whole genome shotgun sequence encodes:
- the ftcdnl1 gene encoding formiminotransferase N-terminal subdomain-containing protein has product MASGTMGKQLAACLLNISEARRRDLVETVAKAALYSKGVRREGTTVLNIFNDHEYNRSVITIVANIYSIRKAILSACETACGLIDLQAHTGVHPCMGVVDLVPIYPLGEEVGVEDCAREARAVAQGLTERVQGTSAFLFGWADSPLQRGLAQRRKEMGWFKKMPEFQVIRPEVGPQPQKRFGLTGVGASPYVMNCNVTIDTQDIDLGRSIAKAIRESTPGGLPGLQVLALPHGGAVEIACNVESVKGSPPSHMTAGEPWPSYSITGQQYCHVPASLITERVSELAGKQGVGTRGTALVGFTPRECRDLAELAMSKGIAEFWKEENRIRM; this is encoded by the exons ATGGCCTCAGGGACCATGGGCAAACAGCTGGCGGCTTGTCTCCTGAACATTTCTGAGGCCCGCAGGAGGGACCTGGTGGAGACTGTGGCCAAGGCAGCATTGTATAGCAAAG GTGTGAGAAGAGAGGGAACCACAGTGCTGAACATCTTTAATGACCATGAGTACAATCGTTCCGTCATCACCATTGTGGCCAACATCTACTCCATCA GGAAGGCAATTCTGTCTGCATGCGAGACAGCCTGTGGGCTGATTGACTTGCAGGCTCACACGGGGGTCCATCCGTGTATGGGTGTGGTCGACCTTGTACCCATCTATCCACTGGGGGAGGAGGTAGGAGTGGAGGACTGTGCAAGAGAGGCTCGAG CTGTGGCTCAGGGACTTACAGAGAGGGTCCAGGGTACCAGTGCCTTCCTGTTTGGCTGGGCAGACTCCCCCCTTCAGCGGGGGCTGGcgcagaggaggaaggagatggGCTGGTTCAAGAAGATGCCAGAGTTTCAGGTGATCAGGCCTGAAGTGGGACCACAGCCACAGAAAAGATTTGGTCTCACAG GTGTTGGGGCCAGTCCATACGTCATGAACTGCAACGTCACCATCGACACTCAAGACATTGACCTGGGACGCAGCATTGCCAAGGCAATTAGAGAGTCAACCCCTGGGGGCCTGCCTGGGTTGCAGGTGCTGGCTTTGCCACATGGGGGTGCTGTGGAGATTGCCTGTAATGTGGAAAGCGTCAAGGGTAGCCCACCAAGTCACATGACAGCAGGTGAACCCTGGCCATCTTACAGCATTACAGGGCAGCAGTACTGTCATGTTCCTGCTTCTCTCATCACAGAGAGAGTGTCAGAGCTGGCAGGGAAACAGGGGGTTGGCACAAGGGGCACAGCGTTGGTGGGGTTCACCCCACGTGAATGTAGGGACTTAGCTGAGCTAGCAATGTCTAAAGGAATTGCTGAATTCTGGAAAGAGGAGAACAGGATCCGTATGTGA